The Pseudosulfitobacter pseudonitzschiae genome includes a region encoding these proteins:
- a CDS encoding ABC transporter substrate-binding protein has product MRAALLFCLFLLSAPALAEPVEIIHRFGTTRIDAPPQRIVSVGYHEQDFLYALGIAPVGVHDWFGARPFATWVWADPARKAVGAKPQVQRGFEIDLEWVWQLQPDLIVASFAPMDAATYDQLSRIAPVVGPPSGYPDWGAPWQEELRLIARATGRQDQAETIIADVAAVLADIRAKYPAFDGASAAVAHVAGTKLVGYGPADGANRFMTALGFSIPDDFDTLASEAGNFSVSLERIDLFDRDVALWLGDAAGRTLVEALPAFQASDLAQSDRSVWADEQETGAMSFQTPLSIPWAVRRLAPKFHQALQGD; this is encoded by the coding sequence ATGCGCGCCGCCCTGCTGTTTTGCCTTTTCCTGTTGTCCGCGCCTGCACTGGCAGAGCCGGTTGAGATCATCCATCGGTTCGGGACCACCCGAATTGACGCACCGCCGCAGCGGATCGTGTCTGTCGGCTATCATGAACAGGATTTTCTATATGCCTTGGGCATCGCGCCTGTGGGCGTGCATGACTGGTTCGGCGCACGGCCCTTTGCCACATGGGTCTGGGCCGATCCAGCGCGCAAGGCAGTTGGCGCGAAACCGCAGGTTCAGCGCGGGTTCGAGATTGATCTGGAATGGGTCTGGCAATTACAGCCCGACCTGATCGTGGCCAGCTTTGCGCCGATGGACGCAGCGACCTATGACCAGTTGTCGCGCATCGCCCCCGTGGTGGGCCCGCCTTCGGGATACCCCGACTGGGGTGCGCCCTGGCAGGAAGAACTGCGGCTGATCGCCCGTGCCACAGGGCGTCAGGACCAGGCCGAAACGATAATAGCGGATGTGGCCGCCGTGCTGGCCGACATCCGTGCCAAATACCCCGCGTTCGACGGGGCAAGTGCTGCAGTGGCCCATGTCGCAGGTACCAAGCTGGTGGGATATGGTCCAGCAGACGGTGCAAACAGGTTCATGACGGCGTTGGGATTCAGCATTCCAGACGACTTTGACACATTGGCGTCCGAGGCGGGCAACTTCTCGGTCAGCCTTGAACGGATTGACCTGTTCGACCGCGACGTGGCCCTGTGGCTGGGCGATGCGGCGGGGCGGACGCTGGTCGAAGCCTTGCCGGCCTTTCAGGCCAGCGACCTTGCGCAGTCGGACCGTTCGGTCTGGGCCGATGAACAGGAAACAGGCGCAATGAGCTTTCAAACCCCGCTGTCCATTCCCTGGGCGGTACGACGGCTTGCGCCGAAATTTCACCAGGCATTGCAAGGCGACTAG
- a CDS encoding FecCD family ABC transporter permease: MAPLRPLFLSLLLWSACALVLVCALRFGTAQISAEVLLRGDTGLLTGRTFRALCAMAVGAALAVSGLMLQSLTGNPLADPGITGINAGAALMAVATAQFLPQASASLVMASAIAGAGLAGVVLWLLAGGDAGLGNDGIALRLPLAGLAIQALCLSLALMLILTDAESQARYLRWISGAIPPVPRGETVPLMVIGAALVAGLFVCERLSLLTLGADQSHSLGRDPRVTISLVLGLVTVLSGASVAIVGPIAFLGLLVPFAARGLAGPDLRQAYGYCIPLGAAVLMASDVAGRVIARPGEIDAGLIVAMFGGVGLVVLLTRLLPRTARARA; encoded by the coding sequence ATGGCCCCGCTGCGCCCCCTGTTTCTGAGCCTACTTTTGTGGAGCGCCTGCGCGCTGGTGCTGGTCTGTGCCTTGCGGTTCGGCACGGCACAGATTTCTGCAGAGGTCCTGTTGCGCGGGGATACGGGTTTGCTGACGGGGCGGACGTTTCGGGCTTTGTGTGCGATGGCCGTGGGCGCCGCTTTGGCGGTGTCGGGGCTGATGCTGCAAAGTCTGACGGGCAATCCACTGGCCGATCCCGGCATCACCGGCATCAACGCGGGGGCCGCGCTGATGGCGGTGGCCACGGCGCAATTTTTGCCGCAGGCCAGCGCGAGTCTGGTGATGGCGTCGGCCATCGCGGGGGCGGGACTGGCCGGGGTGGTGCTGTGGCTGCTGGCGGGGGGCGATGCCGGTCTGGGCAACGACGGTATCGCGCTCCGTCTGCCGCTGGCCGGACTTGCGATACAGGCGCTGTGCCTGTCGTTGGCGCTGATGCTTATCCTGACAGATGCGGAATCCCAGGCGCGGTATTTGCGCTGGATTTCGGGTGCGATCCCGCCCGTTCCACGGGGCGAGACAGTACCGCTGATGGTGATCGGAGCCGCACTGGTCGCAGGGCTATTCGTGTGTGAAAGGCTGTCCTTGCTGACGCTGGGAGCAGACCAAAGCCACAGTCTGGGGCGCGATCCGCGTGTGACCATCTCGCTTGTGCTGGGTCTGGTCACTGTGCTGTCCGGTGCTTCGGTTGCGATTGTCGGGCCGATTGCTTTTTTGGGGCTGTTGGTGCCCTTTGCCGCGCGCGGCCTGGCGGGGCCGGATCTGCGGCAGGCATACGGATATTGTATTCCGTTGGGGGCCGCGGTGCTGATGGCCAGCGATGTGGCGGGACGGGTGATCGCCCGGCCGGGCGAGATTGATGCCGGATTGATCGTCGCCATGTTCGGGGGCGTTGGGTTGGTTGTGCTACTGACGCGGCTGCTGCCGCGCACCGCGCGGGCGCGGGCATGA
- a CDS encoding FecCD family ABC transporter permease has translation MRRVVLLPSVLLVLVYLALAGGRNWLGPVALVQGLTDTQDFLIYGLRLPRVLIAVGAGLALGIAGALMQGLTRNPLATPDIIGLTQGAGLGYAVALIADVALLAGAACGAAGAMMAVIILARGRGALAFVLFGIGIGASAVAVTTILLVSAPDAKAARAMIWLSGSLSRADLATAGWLWLVLMACGGIIAVRAHDLGLLWLGDDAMVSLGTDLPRMRFLVLGLVTALSAASTLAVGPIGFVAFVAAPLARSVTGAEAPAIWPAALTGACLLAASDLAARLIAPVAVFPTGLIMGLIGAPYLIFFLWREKQGASA, from the coding sequence ATGAGACGGGTCGTCTTGCTGCCCTCGGTGCTTTTGGTGCTGGTCTATCTGGCCCTCGCCGGAGGGCGGAACTGGCTTGGTCCCGTGGCGCTGGTACAGGGTTTGACGGACACGCAGGATTTTCTGATCTACGGTCTGCGACTGCCCCGTGTGCTGATTGCCGTCGGGGCGGGCCTGGCATTGGGGATTGCCGGTGCATTGATGCAAGGGCTGACACGCAACCCGCTGGCGACGCCGGATATCATCGGCCTGACCCAGGGGGCTGGTCTGGGCTATGCCGTGGCGCTGATCGCGGACGTCGCCCTGCTGGCTGGCGCGGCGTGCGGGGCGGCCGGGGCGATGATGGCGGTGATCATCCTTGCGCGTGGGCGCGGCGCTCTGGCCTTTGTTCTTTTTGGTATCGGGATTGGCGCCTCCGCCGTGGCAGTCACGACGATCCTTTTGGTCAGCGCGCCGGATGCCAAGGCGGCCCGCGCCATGATCTGGCTTTCGGGGTCCTTGTCCCGTGCCGATCTTGCCACGGCGGGGTGGCTGTGGCTGGTGTTGATGGCTTGCGGTGGGATTATTGCGGTGCGCGCGCATGACCTCGGGCTGTTGTGGCTGGGCGATGATGCCATGGTGTCACTAGGTACCGATCTGCCGCGCATGCGTTTTCTGGTGCTGGGCCTTGTGACGGCCCTGTCCGCCGCCAGCACCTTGGCGGTGGGACCCATCGGGTTTGTGGCCTTTGTCGCGGCGCCGCTGGCGCGTTCTGTCACAGGGGCCGAAGCCCCGGCGATATGGCCCGCCGCACTGACCGGCGCGTGCCTGCTTGCAGCATCCGATCTGGCGGCCCGGTTGATTGCGCCCGTCGCGGTTTTTCCGACGGGCCTGATCATGGGTCTGATCGGCGCACCTTATCTGATCTTCTTTCTCTGGCGTGAAAAGCAAGGGGCCAGCGCATGA